From a region of the Sandaracinaceae bacterium genome:
- a CDS encoding DUF1778 domain-containing protein produces the protein MVRVDSASKALITSAAGMRGISTSDYVRTVVVGQARRELEEARTKAIVLSADEQLLFWTALHKPGRLTKRQRKLGELMRGER, from the coding sequence ATGGTGCGCGTGGACAGCGCGTCCAAGGCGTTGATCACGTCCGCGGCGGGTATGCGCGGCATCAGCACCAGTGACTACGTGCGGACCGTCGTGGTGGGCCAGGCGCGCCGCGAGCTCGAGGAGGCGCGCACCAAGGCCATCGTGCTGTCAGCCGATGAGCAGCTGCTGTTTTGGACTGCGTTGCACAAGCCAGGGCGGCTCACCAAACGCCAGCGCAAGTTGGGTGAGCTGATGCGCGGCGAGCGCTGA
- a CDS encoding GNAT family N-acetyltransferase produces the protein MMAVVFPAGLALEDLRRGHKRADFGSGQQLVDAWLHTQALQSQTKRLTVSRVLATRDGVVAGYYTLAMGQVDFGELPADLVAKLPRRALPVAVLAWLGLDAAYQGQGLGARLLAQALSDCHAAGETFPLVAVVLDAVDAASKSFYAHWDFREVPGRPMKLYLTPASLNALIAG, from the coding sequence CTGATGGCGGTCGTCTTTCCGGCTGGTCTCGCCCTCGAAGACCTGCGGCGAGGGCACAAGCGCGCGGACTTCGGCTCAGGGCAGCAACTCGTGGACGCCTGGCTGCATACCCAGGCTCTTCAGAGCCAGACAAAGCGCCTCACCGTCAGCCGCGTCCTCGCCACCCGAGACGGCGTGGTGGCCGGCTACTACACCTTGGCGATGGGCCAGGTGGACTTTGGGGAGCTGCCCGCGGACTTGGTGGCCAAGCTCCCGCGGCGCGCGCTTCCGGTTGCGGTGCTGGCCTGGCTTGGACTGGATGCTGCCTACCAGGGGCAGGGGCTGGGGGCCCGGCTGCTCGCCCAGGCCCTCTCCGACTGTCACGCGGCGGGTGAGACGTTTCCGCTCGTGGCCGTGGTGCTGGATGCGGTGGATGCGGCGTCAAAGTCCTTCTATGCGCACTGGGACTTTCGTGAGGTGCCCGGGCGGCCCATGAAGCTGTACTTGACCCCCGCGTCACTCAACGCGCTCATCGCGGGCTGA
- a CDS encoding neutral zinc metallopeptidase codes for MRTDGQRRSNNVEDRGTGRRGGGGGGVPVQALLGLVRVLGVKGSIVVAVVLGIGYFLMPDSIRSALFGGSPQGATGGGGSACAANPTNAAACDFSSVVLASTEDVWSVELPAGRVPGGRPMAYAPPTLVVFSAAVSTGGCGNATSEVGPFYCPADQRLYIDPGFYQVMETQLRAPGDFAQAYVIAHEIGHHIQHVIGVPRSMPGETDNQVSVRVELQADCLAGVWGHKARASLEITEADLAEALGAAHAIGDDTLGHDDRRAFTHGSSEQRMRWFRRGFDSGDGRQCDTFAVAQNAL; via the coding sequence ATGCGCACCGACGGCCAGCGACGCTCCAACAACGTAGAAGACCGCGGCACCGGCCGCAGAGGTGGTGGCGGGGGCGGTGTGCCCGTGCAGGCGCTCCTCGGCCTCGTCCGCGTCCTCGGCGTGAAGGGCTCGATCGTCGTCGCGGTGGTCCTCGGCATCGGGTACTTCCTGATGCCGGACAGCATCCGCAGCGCCCTCTTCGGAGGCAGCCCACAGGGCGCCACGGGTGGTGGCGGGAGCGCCTGCGCCGCGAACCCCACCAACGCGGCGGCGTGCGACTTCTCGAGCGTGGTGCTGGCCTCCACGGAAGACGTCTGGTCGGTGGAGCTGCCCGCGGGCCGCGTGCCGGGGGGGCGCCCCATGGCCTACGCGCCCCCCACCCTCGTGGTCTTCAGCGCCGCCGTCTCCACGGGCGGATGCGGCAACGCCACCTCGGAGGTGGGCCCCTTCTACTGCCCCGCCGACCAGCGCCTGTACATCGACCCGGGGTTCTATCAGGTGATGGAGACGCAGCTCCGCGCCCCCGGGGACTTCGCGCAGGCGTACGTCATCGCGCACGAGATCGGGCACCACATCCAGCATGTCATCGGCGTCCCGCGCAGCATGCCCGGCGAGACCGACAACCAGGTGTCCGTGCGCGTGGAGCTCCAGGCCGACTGCCTCGCGGGCGTGTGGGGTCACAAGGCCAGGGCCAGCCTCGAGATCACGGAGGCTGACCTCGCCGAGGCGCTCGGCGCAGCCCACGCCATCGGCGACGACACGCTCGGCCACGACGACCGCCGCGCGTTCACCCACGGCTCGTCCGAACAGCGCATGCGCTGGTTCCGTCGCGGCTTCGACAGCGGGGACGGTCGGCAGTGCGACACGTTCGCTGTTGCGCAGAACGCGCTCTGA
- a CDS encoding outer membrane protein transport protein, with the protein MVNNKTIRKFTRSAALLGLTLGHLLPFASTASAGGLEWPGLGTRGAGRAGAWRARSDTSLALHVNPANLARLAGTQAEIAFHLGTSNVCFDRTGTPTQDGNGNSRVPTTPDPNDTVFGTQAEYGDVEYPRLCNNRGLFPLPQLALSLRPHRRVGIGLGVITPNAPTAGASFGDSEGTMPAPDAPNGRLPNASRYDVVRANLLLAWVTAGVGVELHPRLRFGATFGWGFANIQYTTVSAPLAGESPVLDILAVLSVKDRFVPRVSGSLAAEPIDGLDLLAGFVWINHIRATGDLRLRSYHYATEETVNQLNPRFGSSRTDRTFGAKLFAPQASSLSFAARWAQIRPSAYDTDESGQRRRREARDPMNDEVFDIELGVDVSLGRVVDAFLIGPHGRSDVDNRLDTGVTGVSIVESPEFELRQNWKTQVGVMLGADYNVLPGRLALRAGVSYENDGIEPGSERTGFLPWSRVSFAVGLTLRVDRLEVSMAYQHMHFFTRTNTEEEANMRQTTLTGGNVINAGRFTARGDVVSLSMAYRFAPRAQ; encoded by the coding sequence ATGGTCAATAATAAGACTATCCGCAAGTTCACGCGGAGCGCAGCCCTCCTCGGGCTCACCCTGGGACACCTGCTGCCGTTCGCGTCCACGGCCTCCGCCGGCGGGCTCGAGTGGCCTGGCCTCGGCACGCGAGGAGCTGGCCGCGCGGGGGCGTGGCGGGCCCGCTCCGACACCTCACTGGCCTTGCACGTGAACCCCGCCAACCTCGCACGCCTCGCCGGGACGCAAGCCGAGATTGCTTTCCACCTCGGCACGTCGAACGTGTGCTTCGACCGCACCGGGACGCCCACGCAGGACGGGAACGGCAACTCGCGGGTGCCCACCACGCCCGACCCGAACGACACGGTGTTCGGGACCCAAGCAGAGTACGGCGACGTGGAGTATCCGCGCCTGTGCAACAACCGCGGCCTCTTCCCGCTGCCGCAGCTCGCGCTCAGCTTGCGCCCGCACCGCCGCGTGGGCATCGGCCTCGGGGTGATCACGCCCAACGCCCCGACCGCTGGCGCATCGTTCGGCGACTCCGAGGGGACCATGCCGGCCCCCGACGCGCCCAACGGCAGGCTGCCCAACGCGTCTCGCTACGACGTGGTGCGCGCCAACCTGCTGCTGGCCTGGGTGACCGCAGGCGTCGGCGTGGAGCTGCATCCGCGGCTGCGCTTCGGGGCCACCTTCGGGTGGGGCTTCGCCAACATCCAGTACACCACGGTCAGCGCACCCCTGGCCGGCGAGAGCCCGGTGCTGGACATCCTCGCCGTGCTCTCGGTCAAGGACCGCTTCGTTCCGCGGGTCAGCGGCTCGCTCGCGGCGGAGCCCATCGATGGCCTCGACCTGCTCGCAGGCTTCGTCTGGATCAACCACATACGTGCCACCGGCGACCTGCGGCTGCGGTCGTATCACTACGCCACGGAGGAGACCGTCAACCAGCTCAACCCGCGCTTCGGATCGTCCCGCACGGATCGCACCTTCGGTGCCAAGCTGTTCGCCCCGCAGGCCTCTTCGCTGAGCTTCGCCGCGCGCTGGGCCCAAATCCGTCCGAGCGCCTACGACACCGACGAGAGCGGCCAGCGCCGGCGACGCGAAGCGCGCGACCCGATGAACGACGAGGTCTTCGACATCGAGCTGGGCGTGGACGTGTCGCTCGGCCGAGTGGTCGATGCATTCCTGATTGGCCCTCACGGCCGCTCCGACGTCGACAACCGCCTGGATACCGGCGTCACCGGCGTGTCCATCGTGGAGTCGCCGGAGTTCGAGCTACGCCAGAACTGGAAGACGCAGGTGGGGGTGATGCTCGGCGCGGACTACAACGTGCTGCCGGGGCGGCTGGCCCTGCGCGCCGGGGTCTCGTACGAAAACGACGGAATCGAGCCCGGCAGCGAGCGCACGGGCTTCCTGCCCTGGTCACGCGTGAGCTTCGCGGTGGGCCTCACGCTGCGCGTCGATCGCTTGGAGGTGAGCATGGCCTACCAGCACATGCACTTCTTCACCCGCACCAACACCGAAGAGGAAGCGAACATGCGCCAGACCACGTTGACCGGGGGCAACGTGATCAACGCGGGGCGCTTCACGGCGCGCGGCGACGTGGTGTCGCTGTCCATGGCGTACCGCTTCGCGCCGCGGGCGCAGTGA
- a CDS encoding lipid-transfer protein yields MKRRVNVIGVGMTKFAKPGASPDYHEMAKEAGTLALADAGIAYGEVEQAFAGYVFGDSTCGQRAVYELGLSGIPVVNVNNNCSTGSSALFLARQAIEGGLAECVLALGFEKMERGALGNKFNDRENPLGLHAEVMVGMQGVTQAPPAAQMFGGAGREYRFLHGTKKETFGQIAVKARQHASRNPYALFNNTLTLEEVMASPDVFDPLTRYQCCPPTCGAGAAILCSDDFAKKHGITNPVYIAAQAMTTDYASSFEEHSMIKMVGYDMTKNAAQKVYEAAGVGPDDVDVVELHDCFTANELLTYEGLGLCPEGGAEKFIWDADNTYGGKVVTNPSGGLLSKGHPLGATGLAQCTELVWQLRGQSEQRQVENARIALQHNLGLGGACVVTMYRRD; encoded by the coding sequence ATGAAGCGTCGCGTCAATGTAATCGGTGTGGGCATGACGAAGTTCGCCAAGCCCGGCGCCAGTCCCGACTATCACGAGATGGCCAAGGAGGCGGGCACGCTCGCCCTCGCGGACGCCGGCATCGCCTACGGCGAGGTGGAGCAGGCCTTCGCGGGCTACGTCTTCGGCGACTCCACCTGCGGCCAGCGCGCGGTGTACGAGCTGGGCCTCTCGGGCATCCCGGTGGTCAACGTGAACAACAACTGCTCCACGGGGTCGAGCGCGCTGTTCCTGGCGCGCCAGGCCATCGAGGGTGGCCTCGCCGAGTGCGTGCTGGCGCTGGGCTTCGAGAAGATGGAGCGCGGCGCGCTGGGCAACAAGTTCAACGACCGCGAGAACCCCCTGGGCCTCCACGCCGAGGTCATGGTGGGCATGCAGGGCGTCACGCAGGCCCCGCCGGCGGCCCAGATGTTCGGCGGCGCAGGGCGCGAATACCGCTTCCTGCACGGCACCAAGAAGGAGACGTTCGGGCAGATCGCGGTGAAGGCGCGCCAGCACGCCAGCCGCAACCCCTACGCGCTCTTCAACAACACCCTCACGCTCGAGGAGGTCATGGCCTCACCCGACGTGTTCGACCCGCTCACGCGCTACCAGTGCTGCCCGCCCACCTGCGGCGCCGGCGCGGCCATCCTGTGCTCCGACGACTTCGCGAAGAAGCACGGGATCACCAACCCCGTCTACATCGCCGCGCAGGCCATGACCACGGACTACGCCAGCAGCTTCGAAGAGCACTCCATGATCAAGATGGTGGGCTACGACATGACCAAGAACGCCGCGCAGAAGGTCTACGAGGCCGCCGGCGTGGGCCCCGACGACGTGGACGTGGTGGAGCTGCACGACTGCTTCACCGCCAACGAGCTGCTCACCTACGAAGGCCTCGGCCTGTGCCCCGAGGGCGGCGCCGAGAAGTTCATCTGGGACGCGGACAACACCTACGGCGGCAAGGTCGTGACGAACCCGTCTGGCGGCTTGCTGTCCAAGGGCCATCCACTGGGCGCCACGGGCTTGGCGCAGTGCACCGAGCTGGTCTGGCAGCTGCGCGGGCAGTCCGAGCAGCGCCAAGTGGAGAACGCGCGCATCGCGCTGCAGCACAACCTCGGGTTGGGCGGAGCGTGCGTGGTGACGATGTACCGGCGCGACTGA
- a CDS encoding dihydrofolate reductase family protein gives MGLLTFGINLTLDGCCDHTAGIPDDELHDYFTGLMGGAGAMLWGRTTYEMMEGYWPAVARDEEAPRAEREWALELDTKPKYVVSTTRHDFPWQNTVHVQGDLREAVQQIKDRTPAGVLLGSLTLGAELQRLDLIDEYRLVIHPVLAGRGPRLFDGLTESRQLELVSSQTFKAGQTALHLRRRPVSP, from the coding sequence ATGGGCCTCCTGACCTTCGGCATCAACCTCACCCTGGACGGCTGCTGCGACCACACCGCGGGGATCCCCGATGACGAGCTGCACGACTACTTCACCGGCCTGATGGGCGGCGCCGGCGCGATGCTGTGGGGCCGCACCACCTACGAGATGATGGAAGGCTACTGGCCGGCGGTCGCGCGCGACGAAGAGGCGCCGCGCGCCGAGCGCGAGTGGGCGCTCGAGCTGGACACCAAGCCGAAGTACGTGGTGTCGACCACGCGCCACGACTTCCCGTGGCAGAACACCGTCCACGTGCAGGGCGACCTGCGCGAGGCGGTGCAGCAGATCAAGGACCGGACGCCGGCCGGCGTGCTGCTCGGCAGCCTGACGCTGGGCGCCGAGCTGCAGCGGCTGGATCTGATCGACGAGTACCGGCTGGTCATCCACCCGGTGCTGGCTGGTCGCGGGCCGCGGCTGTTCGACGGGCTCACGGAGTCGCGGCAGCTCGAGCTGGTTTCGAGTCAGACCTTCAAGGCCGGGCAGACCGCGCTGCACCTCCGCCGCCGGCCCGTTTCCCCGTGA
- a CDS encoding Gfo/Idh/MocA family oxidoreductase encodes MKVAVIGCGAEGARHAAVVVDAGDELVAVVDLHAERAEALGARFRCAGLTEVPPEAEAVVVATPAGSHREVLDRELGAGRWVLCEAPLVLPGERISSPTERLAPAMPERFHPVWDAVNHAELTGITLVRNHPGPDGGEDVDVVLDRMIHDLDRVLSWSGKQTALEVQAPGWPHQAQVSLKVGNRDVVLMANRRSELRTLVFTETANGPDTLRDSYSIVPDPQCLSRQWAAFQRFARGEAFPVSVDHALAVIELAAEVARRAGWS; translated from the coding sequence GTGAAGGTCGCAGTGATCGGCTGCGGCGCCGAGGGGGCCCGCCACGCGGCGGTGGTCGTCGATGCCGGCGACGAGCTGGTGGCGGTGGTCGACCTCCACGCCGAGCGGGCGGAGGCCCTGGGAGCCCGGTTCCGCTGCGCAGGGCTGACCGAGGTGCCGCCAGAGGCCGAGGCGGTGGTGGTAGCCACCCCCGCGGGATCGCACCGCGAGGTGCTCGACCGTGAACTCGGAGCCGGCCGGTGGGTCCTGTGTGAGGCCCCGTTGGTGCTGCCGGGGGAGCGAATCAGCAGCCCGACCGAGCGGCTGGCGCCGGCGATGCCCGAGCGGTTTCACCCCGTCTGGGACGCGGTCAACCACGCCGAGCTCACCGGGATCACGCTGGTGCGGAACCACCCCGGACCGGACGGAGGGGAAGACGTGGACGTGGTGCTGGATCGGATGATCCACGACCTCGATCGCGTGCTGAGCTGGAGCGGGAAGCAGACGGCCCTCGAGGTCCAGGCGCCGGGCTGGCCCCACCAGGCTCAGGTCTCGCTGAAGGTGGGGAACCGCGACGTGGTGCTCATGGCCAATCGACGCAGCGAGCTCCGGACGCTGGTCTTCACCGAGACCGCCAATGGGCCCGACACCCTGCGAGACAGCTACAGCATCGTGCCCGACCCGCAGTGCCTGAGCCGCCAGTGGGCCGCCTTCCAGCGGTTCGCGCGGGGTGAGGCCTTCCCGGTGAGCGTCGACCACGCCCTGGCGGTCATCGAGCTGGCTGCGGAGGTCGCCCGGCGCGCGGGCTGGTCGTGA
- a CDS encoding LysR family transcriptional regulator: protein MPNRNMRPAQYDLRHLRHFVSAHEHGTLQAAATHLHVSQSALTKSIQRLEETLGAPLFDRSGRRLVLNPLGQRMLRRAEALLRSADDLQREADLHMHAEIGEVVLGVGPVVALGRLPDVLTRYCAAHPTVRVVVRAGSTQSLVPRLMEGELHFVVADHELPSGNPALHARSLGPDPIGVAVRPGHPLRRRRKPLTLLELRNYPRAAAPAPPRIRAWAQQDAVEAGVAVDLTCDNYEVLVTVAERTDTLVFGTRSVLERYERTGRVRMLPFTYPSPASEPAVLSVRDRPLAPAVYALMDEFEYEDAPT from the coding sequence ATGCCAAACAGGAATATGAGGCCCGCACAGTACGACCTGCGTCACCTTCGTCACTTCGTGTCCGCACACGAACACGGGACGCTGCAGGCGGCGGCGACCCACCTGCACGTCAGCCAGTCGGCCCTGACCAAGTCCATTCAGCGCTTGGAGGAGACGCTGGGTGCGCCGCTCTTCGACCGCAGCGGTCGGCGCTTGGTGCTCAACCCCCTGGGTCAGCGCATGTTGCGCCGGGCCGAAGCGCTGTTGCGCTCGGCGGACGACCTGCAGCGCGAAGCCGATTTGCACATGCACGCGGAGATTGGTGAGGTGGTCTTGGGCGTGGGGCCCGTGGTGGCGCTCGGCCGCCTGCCGGACGTGCTCACGCGCTACTGCGCGGCCCACCCCACGGTGCGCGTCGTGGTTCGCGCGGGCTCCACACAGAGTCTGGTGCCGAGGCTCATGGAGGGCGAGCTGCACTTCGTGGTGGCGGACCACGAGCTGCCGTCCGGCAACCCCGCGTTGCACGCGCGCTCGCTCGGTCCAGACCCCATCGGGGTCGCCGTGCGGCCGGGCCACCCGCTCCGGCGCCGACGCAAGCCCCTCACGCTGCTGGAGCTGCGGAACTATCCGCGCGCGGCGGCCCCGGCGCCTCCGCGCATCCGAGCATGGGCACAGCAGGACGCCGTGGAGGCCGGGGTCGCGGTGGACCTGACCTGCGACAACTACGAGGTCCTCGTCACCGTGGCGGAGCGGACGGACACGCTGGTCTTCGGGACCCGCTCCGTGCTCGAGCGCTACGAGCGCACCGGGCGCGTCCGGATGTTGCCGTTCACCTACCCGAGCCCGGCCAGCGAGCCCGCCGTGCTGTCGGTGCGCGACCGCCCCCTGGCGCCGGCCGTGTACGCGCTGATGGACGAGTTCGAGTACGAAGACGCTCCAACCTAG
- a CDS encoding sterol desaturase family protein — MDHRPLIVAVYFAFAFAELLRGHFRTRPITKDDWRLDLLSSGIIALMTSPAVVLGSAALLDWLLPGSRGAWSDLPVWAMVLLFLVGDDLTQYAWHRASHSVPFLYTLHRAHHSAGYMSVQMMYRNNLFYYALMPSMWISGALVHLGLGSVYAVYIVVKLAVIAGAHSSTRWDAPLYRIPALDKVMWVVERVISTPSTHSMHHGQHAEDGITHYAGNYGNLLFLWDVLFGTARITRRYPETYGIEGLVPQPWYVELAWPLFRLRTGPEQR, encoded by the coding sequence ATGGATCACCGCCCCCTGATCGTGGCCGTCTACTTCGCCTTCGCCTTCGCCGAGCTCCTGCGGGGTCACTTCCGCACGCGCCCCATCACCAAGGACGACTGGCGCCTGGACCTGCTCTCGAGCGGCATCATCGCCCTGATGACCAGCCCGGCCGTGGTGCTGGGGTCGGCCGCGCTGCTGGACTGGCTTTTGCCCGGCAGCCGCGGCGCGTGGAGCGACCTGCCGGTCTGGGCGATGGTCCTGCTCTTTCTGGTGGGCGACGACCTCACGCAGTACGCGTGGCACCGGGCCTCCCACAGCGTGCCCTTCCTCTACACCCTGCACCGCGCGCACCACTCGGCTGGGTACATGAGCGTGCAGATGATGTACCGCAACAACCTCTTCTACTACGCGCTCATGCCCAGCATGTGGATCAGCGGCGCGCTGGTGCACTTGGGTCTGGGCTCGGTCTACGCGGTGTACATCGTGGTCAAGCTGGCCGTGATCGCCGGGGCCCACTCGAGCACGCGCTGGGACGCGCCGCTCTATCGCATCCCCGCGCTGGACAAGGTCATGTGGGTCGTCGAGCGCGTCATCTCCACCCCTTCGACGCACAGCATGCACCACGGGCAACACGCGGAGGACGGCATCACGCACTACGCGGGCAACTACGGCAACCTGCTCTTCCTGTGGGACGTGCTCTTCGGCACCGCGCGCATCACGCGGCGCTATCCAGAGACCTACGGCATCGAGGGCCTGGTTCCGCAGCCTTGGTACGTGGAGCTGGCGTGGCCCCTCTTCCGACTGCGCACCGGCCCTGAGCAGCGCTAG
- a CDS encoding DEAD/DEAH box helicase, translating to MTFSSLGLSPALVRSTTELGYGAPTPVQAAAIPPILEGRDVWASAMTGSGKTAAFALPLLERLSAAPAASRRLPRALVVVPTRELAAQVAEVIEGLGWHQTPPLRVCVVVGGVSINPQMMELRSDVDIVVGTPGRLLDLVEQNALRLGGIEMLVLDEADRLLSAGFADELARLTALLPAKRQSLLFSATFPPAVQQLAATLLVDPVALNVDAGAAPDASLIAQRAIEVDAGSRTMLLRHLLTTEAWTHVLVFVASQHAAEHVTGKLVKAGIGTAALHGDLSQGTRSKALQDFKERRLRVLVATDLAARGVDIAQLPAVVNYDLPRSPSDYVHRIGRTGRASDSGVAISFLTAESSAHFALIERRNGLSIPREQVPGFEPRQEAVSPRDPNGGIKGKRKSKKDKLREAAAAATGKPPEGS from the coding sequence ATGACCTTCTCGTCTCTCGGCTTGTCCCCCGCCCTGGTCCGCTCAACCACTGAGCTGGGCTACGGCGCGCCGACCCCCGTTCAAGCGGCCGCCATCCCGCCCATCCTCGAGGGCCGCGACGTGTGGGCCTCGGCCATGACCGGCTCGGGCAAGACCGCCGCGTTCGCCCTGCCCTTGCTGGAGCGCCTGAGCGCTGCGCCCGCGGCCTCACGACGCCTGCCGCGCGCGCTGGTGGTGGTGCCCACGCGCGAGCTCGCGGCGCAGGTGGCCGAGGTCATCGAAGGCCTTGGCTGGCACCAGACGCCGCCGCTCCGCGTGTGCGTGGTGGTGGGCGGTGTGTCCATCAACCCGCAGATGATGGAGCTGCGCTCGGACGTGGACATCGTGGTGGGCACGCCCGGCCGCCTGCTGGACCTGGTGGAGCAGAACGCGCTGCGCCTCGGTGGCATCGAGATGCTGGTGCTCGACGAAGCCGACCGGCTGCTCTCCGCGGGCTTCGCCGACGAGCTGGCGCGCCTCACCGCGCTCTTGCCTGCGAAGCGCCAGAGCCTGCTGTTCTCGGCCACCTTCCCGCCTGCCGTGCAGCAGCTCGCAGCCACGCTGCTGGTGGACCCGGTGGCGCTCAACGTGGACGCCGGCGCCGCGCCCGATGCGTCGCTCATCGCGCAGCGTGCCATCGAGGTGGACGCGGGCTCGCGCACCATGCTGCTGCGCCACCTGCTCACGACAGAGGCCTGGACGCACGTGCTGGTGTTCGTGGCCAGCCAGCACGCGGCCGAGCACGTCACGGGCAAGCTCGTGAAGGCGGGCATCGGCACGGCCGCGCTGCACGGCGACCTCAGCCAGGGCACCCGCAGCAAGGCGCTCCAGGACTTCAAGGAGCGGCGCCTGCGCGTGCTGGTGGCCACCGACCTAGCGGCCCGCGGCGTGGACATCGCGCAGCTGCCGGCGGTGGTGAACTACGACTTGCCGCGCTCGCCGTCGGACTACGTGCACCGCATCGGCCGCACGGGGCGCGCCAGCGACAGCGGCGTGGCCATCAGCTTCCTCACCGCCGAGAGCAGCGCCCACTTCGCGCTGATCGAGCGCCGCAACGGGCTGTCGATTCCGCGTGAACAGGTGCCCGGGTTCGAGCCGCGCCAGGAGGCCGTGTCCCCACGCGACCCGAACGGCGGCATCAAGGGCAAGCGCAAGAGCAAGAAGGACAAGCTGCGCGAAGCCGCCGCCGCCGCCACGGGCAAGCCACCCGAAGGCAGCTGA